A region of Candidatus Dependentiae bacterium DNA encodes the following proteins:
- a CDS encoding valine--tRNA ligase yields MDKKYEHLQAEAQAQELWHTQNTYSADNNPGPLYSIDTPPPTVSGALHIGHVFSYTQTDIIARYKRMNGFSVFYPFGFDDNGLPTERFVEKKHNVYAHGMARSEFINLCLQETAQVEKHFEALWQRLGFSIDWSLSYSTIDARTRKISQQSFIELYKKGFIYRKDEPALYCTTCRTTVAQAELEDAEKPSTFNDIVFMCDEEKLVIGTTRPELLPSCVALLYHPEDTRYQHLKNKTATVPLFNYQVPVLEDTDVDPAKGTGLVMCCTFGDKTDILWYKKFNLPYRQSIGLDGKWVESTGPLAGLRVAAAREKVLEVLEQTGLLLAKKPIKHNVNIHERCKREIEYLILKQWFLKVLAYKQEFLALAEEIKWYPTFMKSRYKNWVENISWDWCLSRQRFYGIPFPAWHCTNCNETLLADPKDLPIDPQETPYPGTCSNCPGENSIVPDTDVMDTWNTSSLTPYIVAGLYNKNSDNVFAQAEPFMPMSMRPQAHDIIRTWAFYTIVKSWMHNKLIPWYTIVISGHVLSTEKEKISKSQGNSPLAPETLLNTYPADALRYWTASGTLGHDMAFSESQISIGQKLLIKLWNAFRFAQPYLEGYTPDTNQVPTHLGPVNSWLLQNSSTCFTSYNHYFELNEFSLALAAVEKFFWNDFCDNYLEIIKDQLMNPANYTAQEVEATRWTLYTVGLRILQLYAPFVPHVTETLYGLIYKATVGTPSLHQTRFTRFQKLYVFEQSTTVMEAILTIISQVRRLKTEQQLSLKTELATLAIHVQDPVLAQALKGQEALLKAVTKAHEITYSSQAASSKLTALDELWHGEITIS; encoded by the coding sequence ATGGATAAAAAGTACGAACACTTACAAGCTGAAGCTCAAGCTCAAGAGCTTTGGCACACTCAAAATACCTATAGCGCTGACAATAATCCTGGGCCGCTTTATAGCATAGATACACCACCACCTACGGTATCAGGCGCATTACATATAGGTCACGTGTTTTCTTACACACAAACTGATATTATCGCTCGCTATAAACGAATGAACGGATTCAGCGTCTTTTACCCTTTTGGTTTTGACGATAATGGACTACCAACTGAGCGTTTTGTAGAAAAAAAACATAATGTCTATGCTCATGGTATGGCACGTTCAGAATTTATTAACCTTTGCCTTCAAGAAACTGCTCAAGTAGAAAAGCATTTTGAAGCATTGTGGCAACGTTTAGGATTTTCTATTGATTGGTCATTATCTTATTCAACTATAGATGCGCGTACTCGTAAAATTTCTCAGCAATCTTTTATAGAGCTTTATAAAAAAGGTTTTATTTATCGCAAAGATGAACCTGCTCTGTACTGCACCACCTGCAGAACTACGGTAGCACAAGCAGAACTTGAAGATGCTGAAAAGCCTTCAACGTTTAATGATATAGTATTTATGTGCGATGAAGAAAAGTTAGTTATCGGTACCACGCGTCCTGAGTTGCTACCCTCATGTGTAGCTCTGCTTTACCACCCAGAAGATACACGTTACCAACACCTTAAAAACAAAACAGCAACGGTGCCTTTATTTAATTACCAAGTACCCGTACTAGAAGACACAGATGTTGATCCAGCTAAAGGCACTGGCCTTGTGATGTGCTGTACGTTCGGTGACAAAACAGATATTTTATGGTATAAAAAATTTAATTTACCCTACAGACAATCTATTGGTCTTGATGGAAAATGGGTTGAATCAACAGGGCCGCTCGCTGGGCTACGTGTAGCAGCAGCACGAGAAAAAGTACTAGAAGTTCTTGAACAAACGGGATTGTTGCTCGCCAAAAAGCCTATTAAGCACAACGTAAATATACATGAGCGCTGCAAAAGAGAAATCGAATACTTAATCTTAAAACAATGGTTTTTAAAAGTATTAGCTTACAAGCAAGAATTCTTGGCTCTTGCTGAAGAAATTAAATGGTACCCCACATTTATGAAATCCCGTTACAAAAACTGGGTTGAGAATATAAGCTGGGACTGGTGCCTGTCCCGTCAACGTTTTTATGGTATCCCCTTTCCTGCGTGGCATTGTACTAACTGTAACGAAACATTGCTTGCAGATCCTAAAGATTTGCCTATTGACCCCCAAGAGACTCCTTATCCAGGCACGTGCTCTAACTGCCCTGGTGAAAATAGCATAGTACCTGATACTGATGTTATGGATACGTGGAATACTTCGTCACTAACACCTTATATAGTAGCCGGTCTTTATAACAAAAATAGTGATAATGTTTTTGCTCAAGCAGAACCGTTTATGCCTATGAGCATGCGTCCTCAAGCTCATGATATTATTCGTACTTGGGCATTCTATACAATCGTTAAAAGCTGGATGCATAATAAATTAATACCTTGGTATACCATTGTTATCTCTGGCCATGTATTAAGCACAGAAAAAGAGAAAATATCTAAATCTCAAGGTAATAGCCCCCTAGCACCCGAGACATTGCTGAATACTTATCCAGCAGATGCTTTACGCTACTGGACAGCTTCAGGCACTCTTGGCCATGACATGGCATTTTCTGAAAGCCAAATCTCTATAGGCCAAAAACTACTTATTAAACTTTGGAACGCATTTAGGTTTGCTCAACCTTACTTAGAGGGGTATACACCTGACACAAATCAAGTACCAACTCATTTAGGACCTGTAAATTCATGGTTACTACAAAATAGTAGTACCTGCTTTACTAGTTATAACCATTACTTTGAGCTTAATGAGTTTAGTTTAGCTTTAGCAGCAGTAGAAAAGTTTTTCTGGAATGATTTTTGTGATAATTATCTAGAAATTATAAAAGATCAGCTTATGAACCCTGCTAATTATACTGCACAAGAGGTAGAAGCAACTCGTTGGACATTATATACAGTAGGCTTAAGGATTTTACAGCTGTATGCTCCTTTTGTACCGCATGTAACAGAAACGCTCTATGGCTTGATTTACAAAGCAACCGTAGGCACACCGTCTCTTCATCAAACACGCTTTACAAGATTCCAGAAACTGTACGTTTTTGAACAAAGTACTACGGTAATGGAAGCTATCTTAACTATTATAAGCCAAGTACGTAGACTTAAAACTGAGCAGCAACTTTCACTTAAAACTGAATTAGCCACTCTTGCAATACACGTACAAGATCCTGTACTAGCTCAAGCTCTTAAAGGCCAAGAGGCCTTGCTTAAAGCGGTTACTAAAGCGCATGAAATTACCTATAGCTCTCAAGCCGCATCGAGCAAGCTTACCGCTTTAGATGAACTCTGGCATGGAGAAATAACCATTTCATGA
- a CDS encoding prepilin-type N-terminal cleavage/methylation domain-containing protein, with translation MKQGFTLIELLIAVSISSMLSLSLYKLIQQTRFVVSDITTVIATDVPLSALYGQLEKDITGILYPFSVQKELEQQAQQPEKPAGYAVEQKSPEKPEEKKQEEKKLQDIFYINQTDNGLFWSFLTTGGLQAITSKGELQARPLIKRVAYRLEKDPSDLGTFSLYYSSSVDKLDLDTLKNRPLKQYYELIGSLRQLKIQTTVFDVPEAPEAQTNQADSKPEAQPKTPQKLENWNEKEIKEKYRTVIPAFVSLTGSVVVAQTTREVPFDFAFKVPAYRIPEPKKQVKPVAPLVPPKP, from the coding sequence ATGAAGCAGGGATTTACGCTTATTGAATTATTAATAGCGGTATCTATCTCATCGATGCTTTCACTGAGCCTGTATAAGCTTATTCAACAAACACGCTTTGTTGTGTCTGATATTACCACTGTTATTGCTACTGATGTACCTTTAAGTGCTTTGTATGGGCAACTGGAAAAAGATATTACTGGTATACTCTATCCGTTTAGCGTTCAAAAAGAGCTTGAGCAACAAGCCCAGCAACCGGAAAAGCCTGCAGGCTACGCAGTTGAGCAAAAGTCACCTGAAAAGCCAGAAGAAAAAAAGCAGGAAGAAAAAAAATTACAAGATATTTTTTATATTAATCAAACAGATAACGGGCTCTTTTGGTCATTTTTAACAACCGGCGGTCTGCAAGCTATAACCAGTAAAGGTGAACTACAAGCTCGTCCCCTTATTAAACGTGTTGCTTATAGACTAGAAAAAGATCCAAGCGACCTGGGTACTTTTAGTTTATACTACAGCTCTAGTGTAGATAAGCTTGATTTAGATACCCTTAAAAATAGACCTCTAAAACAGTATTACGAACTTATTGGTTCTCTAAGGCAGCTTAAAATACAAACAACGGTGTTTGATGTGCCTGAAGCTCCAGAAGCACAGACAAATCAAGCTGATTCTAAACCCGAAGCACAACCCAAGACACCACAAAAGCTTGAAAATTGGAACGAAAAAGAAATTAAAGAAAAATATCGTACTGTTATTCCTGCCTTTGTTTCTTTAACAGGCAGCGTTGTAGTAGCCCAGACAACACGAGAAGTCCCCTTTGATTTTGCTTTTAAAGTGCCTGCTTATCGTATACCAGAGCCTAAAAAGCAAGTAAAACCTGTAGCTCCTTTAGTACCACCTAAACCTTAA
- the ybeY gene encoding rRNA maturation RNase YbeY: protein MITIKNTQRKIHLDVEHLRQDVQKLLVALNYQDFDIGIWLTTNKTIRFYNRQYRDKDKATDVLSFSYHNYLEAGKRIKVTTEEDKNLGDLIISMEYLVKEAEKYKTTLEKRLRVLVVHGICHLLGYDHIEDADYSRMRGKEAWLLKKLI from the coding sequence ATGATAACTATTAAAAATACCCAAAGAAAAATACATCTTGACGTAGAGCACCTACGTCAAGATGTTCAAAAGTTACTTGTTGCTTTAAATTATCAAGATTTTGATATTGGCATTTGGTTGACTACTAATAAAACTATACGTTTTTATAATCGTCAATACCGAGATAAAGATAAAGCTACAGATGTACTTTCTTTTAGTTATCACAATTATCTAGAAGCTGGTAAACGTATTAAAGTTACAACAGAAGAAGATAAAAATCTCGGTGACTTAATTATATCCATGGAATACTTAGTAAAAGAAGCTGAAAAATATAAAACTACTCTTGAAAAACGCTTACGCGTACTAGTTGTCCATGGTATTTGTCATTTACTTGGATACGATCATATAGAAGATGCTGATTACAGCCGTATGCGTGGCAAAGAAGCTTGGCTACTTAAAAAGCTAATCTAA
- a CDS encoding type II secretion system protein has product MKSFISNSCSRVAGLTLVELMFAIVLVGTSTLSLVKLQSILLRGVFEAHALEERISILKNVFVQADREGWQITAGTKKIEVADPETKITYTLSKSSGESALGKISGLYKEQVEGSWDDIRGNRQESFISFKFSPKEPVK; this is encoded by the coding sequence ATGAAAAGCTTTATCTCTAACTCGTGTAGTCGTGTAGCAGGTTTAACGCTTGTTGAGCTTATGTTTGCTATTGTACTTGTAGGGACAAGCACGTTGTCACTAGTAAAGTTACAAAGCATTTTGCTACGAGGTGTTTTTGAAGCACATGCTCTTGAAGAGCGTATAAGCATACTTAAAAATGTCTTTGTACAAGCTGACCGTGAAGGATGGCAAATAACCGCAGGTACCAAAAAAATTGAAGTAGCAGACCCTGAAACAAAAATTACCTATACACTATCAAAAAGTAGTGGAGAATCTGCTTTAGGTAAAATTTCTGGACTCTATAAAGAACAGGTAGAAGGTTCTTGGGACGATATTAGAGGAAATCGTCAAGAGAGTTTTATAAGCTTTAAGTTCTCTCCTAAGGAGCCAGTAAAATGA
- a CDS encoding MCE family protein, which produces MHFKAETTVGIFIIAALCAFLYMSFQVGFLRFDKARYASYTAHFKDIAGVSKKAEVKIAGVKVGWVDSVQLESDGSSVKAELRVLKKYALYQDSQATVKQEGILGGKFVEIVPGNDTTPRLKSGQTLCYSPRESVSMDDLMQSFKKISQNVEDVTRTLKEACIDTDGSSNLKNTLGFINDAARKIACISNSLDNLITPNQESMQTIIQDIRSVAAELKNQLPELCKNITCVSDNINNTMLPHIQASIEQVASSIELATDQLTNGVCTQAEQALATVNCIAQKINQGEGTIGQLVNDTAAYENIQHVVSGLGSAVNTLKNLTFAVDSHLECLKDVGSKTACKDFKLYANGKIQYNNDLYLLGGATYSTRGFIKRDILQTRSCDLYGNTGKSRSECFEFTKQHLDSLKLNLQLGKIYKNAAFRLGIFEGTLGLAVEYAVPFGTRGAFLTSFEAFDLRGQNRLYCDRRPHLKWLNKIYIGSHAYLAFGIDDFVSKYNKSGFIGAGVTLW; this is translated from the coding sequence TTGCATTTTAAAGCAGAAACAACTGTTGGTATTTTTATTATAGCAGCGCTTTGCGCATTTTTATATATGAGTTTTCAAGTAGGGTTTTTACGTTTTGATAAAGCTCGTTATGCAAGCTATACAGCTCACTTTAAAGATATTGCAGGAGTATCAAAAAAAGCAGAAGTTAAAATAGCTGGGGTAAAAGTTGGATGGGTTGACTCTGTGCAATTAGAGTCTGACGGCTCTAGCGTGAAAGCTGAGCTTAGAGTGCTTAAAAAGTATGCTCTTTACCAAGACTCTCAAGCTACCGTTAAGCAAGAAGGTATTTTGGGCGGTAAATTTGTAGAAATTGTACCAGGTAATGATACTACACCTCGTCTAAAAAGTGGTCAAACATTATGTTATAGTCCACGTGAATCTGTTTCGATGGACGATCTTATGCAAAGCTTTAAAAAGATATCTCAAAACGTTGAAGATGTAACACGAACGCTTAAAGAAGCATGTATAGATACTGATGGCAGTTCAAATTTAAAAAATACCCTAGGATTTATTAATGATGCTGCGCGTAAGATAGCGTGTATTAGTAATTCACTAGATAATCTTATTACACCAAATCAAGAGAGTATGCAAACTATAATACAAGATATTAGATCTGTTGCTGCTGAACTTAAAAATCAGTTACCTGAATTATGTAAAAATATAACATGTGTAAGTGATAACATTAATAACACAATGTTACCCCATATTCAAGCTAGTATAGAGCAGGTGGCTAGTAGTATAGAGTTAGCTACTGATCAGCTTACCAACGGTGTTTGTACTCAAGCAGAACAAGCTCTTGCTACAGTTAATTGTATAGCACAAAAAATTAATCAAGGTGAAGGTACCATAGGGCAACTCGTTAACGATACAGCAGCATACGAAAATATTCAGCATGTTGTCAGTGGTCTTGGTAGTGCAGTCAATACTTTAAAAAACTTAACTTTTGCAGTTGATTCTCATCTTGAGTGTCTTAAAGATGTCGGCTCAAAGACTGCATGTAAAGATTTTAAACTCTATGCTAATGGCAAGATTCAGTATAATAACGATCTCTATCTTTTAGGTGGTGCTACGTATTCTACTAGAGGTTTTATAAAACGTGACATACTACAAACACGTTCTTGTGATCTGTATGGTAATACAGGAAAATCACGTTCTGAGTGTTTTGAGTTTACTAAGCAACATTTAGATTCGCTTAAGCTAAATTTACAGCTTGGTAAAATATATAAGAATGCAGCCTTTAGATTGGGTATTTTTGAGGGCACTCTTGGATTAGCAGTTGAATATGCTGTGCCATTTGGTACACGTGGTGCATTTTTAACGAGTTTTGAAGCTTTTGATTTACGTGGACAAAATAGACTCTATTGCGATCGTAGACCGCATCTCAAATGGCTTAATAAGATTTATATTGGCTCTCATGCGTATTTAGCATTTGGAATTGATGATTTTGTAAGCAAATACAACAAAAGCGGCTTTATCGGTGCGGGCGTTACTTTGTGGTAA
- a CDS encoding RNA methyltransferase, which produces MTIDDKKKIFDEFCQYISPERAEKIIKNSAERTRYITIVLEDIYQGHNASAALRSSDCFGIQDVHVIEQKHSYKLAENVAKGASDWLNVKQYNDKNVNNTQVCFDALRAQGYKIVATSPWKNDVLIHELPLDTKTALVFGTEQYGLSDYALQNADAFVKVPMYGFTESFNISVSVALCLYETTKRIRESNMPWQLTPEERIELQLYWLGRTTHRYGQIQALLKGVTTS; this is translated from the coding sequence ATGACTATAGACGATAAAAAAAAGATTTTTGATGAATTTTGCCAGTACATAAGCCCTGAGCGCGCTGAAAAGATTATAAAAAATAGTGCAGAGCGAACACGATATATTACCATAGTGCTTGAAGATATCTATCAAGGCCACAATGCAAGTGCAGCTTTACGCTCAAGTGATTGCTTTGGCATACAAGACGTTCATGTTATTGAACAAAAGCATAGTTATAAATTAGCAGAAAATGTTGCTAAAGGGGCAAGTGATTGGCTGAATGTTAAACAATATAATGATAAAAATGTTAATAATACGCAAGTGTGCTTTGATGCACTACGTGCTCAAGGTTATAAAATAGTGGCCACCAGCCCGTGGAAAAATGACGTATTAATACATGAACTGCCATTAGACACTAAAACTGCTTTAGTATTTGGTACTGAGCAATATGGCCTGAGTGATTATGCGTTACAAAATGCTGATGCCTTTGTAAAAGTTCCTATGTATGGTTTTACTGAGAGTTTTAATATTTCAGTAAGCGTAGCTTTGTGTTTATATGAAACTACCAAGCGTATACGAGAAAGTAATATGCCTTGGCAATTAACTCCAGAAGAGCGTATTGAATTGCAGCTCTATTGGCTTGGTAGAACGACGCATAGATACGGACAAATACAAGCTCTTCTTAAGGGTGTCACTACCAGTTGA